Proteins from one Chanodichthys erythropterus isolate Z2021 chromosome 15, ASM2448905v1, whole genome shotgun sequence genomic window:
- the zgc:86598 gene encoding STKc_CK2_alpha domain-containing protein isoform X2 produces the protein MYEILKALDYCHSMGIMHRDVKPHNVMIDHEHRKLRLIDWGLAEFYHPSQEYNVRVASRYFKGPELLVDYQMYDYSLDMWSLGCMLASMIFRKEPFFHGHDNYDQLVRIAKVLGTEDLYDYIDKYNIELDPRFNDILGRHSRKRWERFVHSENQHLVSTEALDFLDKLLRYDHQARLTAREAMEHPYFYPIVKDQARMGSTSGLSTGSTPVSTSSMITGGVTSMSSSQPMANIAGSPVISSPSALATQVAAAAGAQP, from the exons GCTTTGGACTACTGCCACAGTATGGGAATTATGCATCGAGACGTTAAGCCACACAACGTAATGATCGACCATGAACACAGAAAG CTGCGTCTGATAGACTGGGGCTTAGCGGAGTTTTATCACCCCAGTCAGGAGTACAACGTCAGGGTGGCGTCTCGATATTTCAAAGGACCTGAACTGCTTGTGGACTATCAG ATGTATGACTACAGTTTAGACATGTGGAGCTTAGGCTGCATGTTGGCGAGTATGATCTTCCGGAAAGAGCCTTTTTTCCATGGACACGACAACTATGATCAG CTTGTACGGATTGCCAAAGTCCTGGGCACAGAGGACCTCTACGACTACATCGACAAATACAACATTGAGCTCGACCCACGGTTCAATGACATTTTGGGAAG ACATTCCCGGAAAAGGTGGGAACGGTTTGTTCACAGCGAGAACCAGCATCTGGTCAGTACCGAAGCTCTGGACTTCCTGGACAAACTGTTGCGCTACGACCACCAAGCTCGCCTCACCGCCCGCGAGGCCATGGAGCACCCTTATTTCT ATCCCATTGTGAAGGACCAGGCGAGGATGGGCTCCACTTCAGGACTGTCCACTGGCTCCACTCCTGTCAGCACGTCCAGTATGATCACAG GAGGCGTCACATCCATGTCCTCATCCCAGCCGATGGCCAACATCGCAGGTTCTCCTGTCATCTCGTCTCCCAGTGCTCTTGCCACACAGGTTGCTGCAGCCGCCGGCGCCCAGCCCTGA